The genomic region TCAAACATGGAATCAGTCATCAGGAAACTTCATATATTCATACCCGGCTTTTCGTCAGTGACGGATATCTTTCCTATGAGGTAACCAATAGTAGTTTTTCCGAACCGGCCGGAGAAAAAGGAGTAGGAATTGAAAATTTACAAAAAAGATTAGCCCTGCTTTTTGACAGTGACTATGTACTGGATCTCAGAAATGAGGAAAAAGCATATATTGCCATCCTGAAAATACCTGTGAAATGAAGATGCGATGTATAACTATGGACGATGAACCTCTGGCTCTGGCACAGATGTCGAAATACATCGGGAATACACCATTTCTCGAACTGGTCGCTGCCTGCCGTAATACAAAAGAAGCACAGGAAATTCTGTCAGGACAGGAGATAGATATCCTGTTTGCCGATATACAGATGCCCGGGCTTAACGGACTGGATTTTGTCCGGTTATTGCCTGTAAAACCCTTGATTGTATTTACAACGGCTTTTCCTCAGTACGCATTGGATGGTTTTCGGGTAGACGCCATTGATTATCTGCTCAAGCCTATCAGTTATAAGGAATTTTTACGTTCAGCCGAAAAAGCATACCGGCAGTTTACTCTTTTGGAACATTCAAAGGGTCAGGAATTACCCGAAGTGATCTTTGTCCGGTCGGAATACAAAACGATTCCCCTTGCTATAAAAGATATTATCTATGTAGAAAGCCGAAGTGAATATGTGCGTATTTTTACCGCGACAAGCCGGCCGGTAATGAGTCTGGGTAGTATGAAATCCTACGAAGAAAAGCTAAAAGACCATGGATTTATGCGGATTCACCGTTCTTACATTATTAACCTGCAAAAGATAAAAGCCATAGAACGGAAACACATTCTCCTCAGAGACGGTAAACAAATACCTATAGGCGAGTTATACGAGG from Bacteroidales bacterium harbors:
- a CDS encoding LytTR family DNA-binding domain-containing protein produces the protein MKMRCITMDDEPLALAQMSKYIGNTPFLELVAACRNTKEAQEILSGQEIDILFADIQMPGLNGLDFVRLLPVKPLIVFTTAFPQYALDGFRVDAIDYLLKPISYKEFLRSAEKAYRQFTLLEHSKGQELPEVIFVRSEYKTIPLAIKDIIYVESRSEYVRIFTATSRPVMSLGSMKSYEEKLKDHGFMRIHRSYIINLQKIKAIERKHILLRDGKQIPIGELYEEKFRKYISG